actttaaaagcctccctaaacagggctgccttcagatgtcacaagccacagtcacaagtcacagtcaaaagtCAGTACCATATAacgaagaacaagtcacagtaaaaaaaataaaaatgaaaaagccacacaaacaaaaacgcaaaaaataccaaaaacaaaagctccaaatatcacctctgtgttgtgtgggtcctccagactcaacaggaagcctctgattaggagcgggggactcaatttacaaacggaacacactcaactggaagtggaacatgttctgtttccaaggcaaagttcacaaacccaaACACCTACTTACGGGTTTGCAGCATCCttattccaagttgttcataaactaagctgttcttaaaccaaggtaccactgtagttggcatAGGAATCTGATTAGCCCGCATATTGTGAAAAATATACATTGCCCTGATTCAGTCCACAAGTGACGGCACTGAATCTCTTGTCGCATTGTAAGCTAGTCTCCCTTTGAAGTTCATTTGTTCCAGAGAAGTGAACAAAATACAGCGAATGGGTTTCCACAGTGCCCCAtccaaaaatccctcaaattatGTCCAGGgtcaactctagaattctataaTTCTACGTAAAAGACTGAACATCGAGTGAAACATTTACTATACACCACACATTAAAATGGTTCTTCCCCTGTGTGACTTCTCTGATGTTCACTAAGTTTATCAcatcgactgaagctctttccacactccaggcatttaAAGTGTTTGACCCCCGTGTGAGTATGTTTATGTAATGCAAGGTGTACACTCTGacggaaactctttccacactccatacatttaaatggattctcctgtgtgagttctctGATGTTTACTAAGTTTATCACGTCGGCTatagctctttccacaatccaagCATTTAAAGCTTTTTACCCCAGTGTAAGTTTGCCGGTGTATTTTAAGGCCTCCACTTTgagtgaatctctttccacactccatacatttaaatggtttctcccctgtgtgagttctcttATGTTCACTAAGTTTATCAcgtcgactgaagctctttccacactccaagcatttaaagTGTTTCACCCCTGTGTGAGTATATTGATGTGTAGTAAGGTGTGCACTCTGacggaaactctttccacactccttacatttaaatggtttctcataAGTTTCTCATAAATGTTTCTCATAAGAAACATTTACTATACACCACACATTAAAATGGTTTCTCCCGTGTGACTTCTCTGATGTTCACTAAGTTTATAAcatcgactgaagctctttccacactccaagcatttaaagTGTTTCACCCCGTGTATGTTTATGTAATGCAAGGTGTGCACTCTGacggaaactctttccacactccaaacatttaaatggattctcctgtgtgagttctctGATGTTTACTAAGTTTATCACGTCggctgtagctctttccacactccaagcatttaaagTTTTTCACCCCAGTGTGAGTTTGCCGGTGTATTCTAAGGCCTGTACTATGAGTGAACCTCTTCCCACactgcatgcatttaaatggtttctcccctgtgtgaattctctgatgTTCACTAAGTTTATTAcgttgactgaagctctttccacagtccaagCATTTAAAGTGTTTCACCCCTGTGTGAGTATATTGATGTGTAGAAAGGTGTGCACTCTGacggaaactctttccacactccatacatttaaatggtttagcTCCTGTGTGAGTTTGCAGGTGTGTTGTAAGGTTTGCACTCTGacggaaactctttccacactccatacatttaagtggtttctcccctgtgtgagttcgctgatgtaaAGTAAGTGAGCTGCTATGAGTgaacctctttccacactccatacatttaaatggtttctcccctgtgtgaattcgttgatgttCTGCATGCTTTTGACTATCACTGGaagtctttccacattccaaacatttaaatggtttctcccccgtgtgagttctcTGATGTGAAGTGAGGTGTGACTTTCGGCTGAACCACTTCCCACACTTtagacattcaaatggtttctcccctgtgtgagtccgttcatGTATTCGAAGTGAATTGCTATGAcggaatctctttccacactctatacaaGTAAATGGCTTTTCCCCTGTGTCAATtagttgatgttttctaagtgttcccctttcactgaagctctttttaCACGccgtacatttaaatggtttctcccctgtgtgagttcgatgaTGTAAATTAAGTTGTGCACTCtgattaaagctctttccacactccatacatttaaattgttTTCCCCCTGTATGAATTAGCTGGTGTAGTTTAAGAATGTCATTACGACTAAAACTCCTTCCACAATccacacatttaaatggtttctctcctgtgtgaatccgttggtGTCTTGTAAGCTTTCCGCTCTCCCTGAAGCACTTCCCGCACTCCACACATTAATATTTTTTCCCTCCTGCATGATTAAATATTCTTTTCCCTGTGTGAATTTGTTGATGGTTTGAAAGTTTCGCCttctgactaaagctctttccacacacagtAAACTTAAATGGTTTTCCCCCTGTGTAAGTCTGTTGATGGTTTGCAATGAAGCTCATTCCACATTCTGCAGAGTTCTGTCGATGGTCTGCGTCACCTGCTTTGGAACAaagaggggaaatgctttttAGGGTTTCAATTAAGGGTGATAcaagtggtacctcgctagacgaatttaattcgttccgacggtcaattcgtcctacgaaaaattggTCTTGCGAGgcactgtttcccataggaatgcattaaaagttaattaatgtgCGGTCCGTCCCCCGGAGCCGAAGCGCGATGGTGCGAAAGCAAAAAAGGTCCTTGCTGTCGTCGGTCGGGGgaaaggaacgaaggaagagaaatggctgctttctcttccttcattcctctccccctgctcctgagcGTGCATAGatcccggggttcagagaagGGCAGCTTTCGAAGGGcagctttctctccgttcgttcctctcccgcccaacagagccggcatctGACGGGGGTTCGGAAGCCCCATCAAATGCCGGTTCTGTTGGGTGAGGTGGCGGGGAGGATCGGACAGGGCGGGATcggacggggctttggagaagcgctgcgcttcTCAGAATCCCCGTCCGATGCCAGCTCtgttcctccgcttcccccctcttcccgcgctagttcccctttgtgttccgctggtctctgccggttgcccctcactgctcacgGCAACTGagtggaacacaaaggggaagtAGCTGCAgcgcggaaagaaggcaaaggaagatcaggtGACAGGTGCTGACAGCTcaccttcctttgccttcttcccacgctacagctggttcccctttcgctagaggaatacACTGGAGGTTTTgtgattggaggtttttatggccacgcttcgcaagacgaagtggcggccatagaaaacctcgttgtcttgcgaggcaacctccgatcgcaaaacccattcgtctagcgaaaaattcgtctagcagggcatttgtctagcgaggtaccactgtaaatttaataaaataataaagcatttCCAAGCACCTTTACCTCTATTTCTGTATTAGTTtaggtcatcatcatcatcatttaatcatgtagtggggggggggaaacatgtaAAATCGAAATACTGTGAGACGAAAAAGGCTTCTGGCTTCTCTATGAAAGCAGATTCCAGAAACAAAGAGGAGCATGAGAGAAGGcctctctgcttccttctccctgccttttctctcctctccatctTCTCCCCTTACCAATGTGTTCCCCCCCTCCTGGTCTCtatccaccccctgcccccatctctTATCCCCTgcaactcaccagatctctcagAGGGCCCTGGGAGGGAATGCTCAACTGTTTTGGGGAGAGATGCAGGAGGCAGCCTGACCAGGTCTGCcatccatcttcctccttccatcctcacTAGGTTTGCAGGATCAGCCTC
Above is a window of Zootoca vivipara chromosome 2, rZooViv1.1, whole genome shotgun sequence DNA encoding:
- the LOC132591797 gene encoding zinc finger protein 501-like — its product is MKEADPANLVRMEGGRWMADLVRLPPASLPKTVEHSLPGPSERSGDADHRQNSAECGMSFIANHQQTYTGGKPFKFTVCGKSFREKPFKCVDCGRSFSRNDILKLHQLIHTGGKQFKCMECGKSFNQSAQLNLHHRTHTGEKPFKCTACKKSFSERGTLRKHQLIDTGEKPFTCIECGKRFRHSNSLRIHERTHTGEKPFECLKCGKWFSRKSHLTSHQRTHTGEKPFKCLECGKTSSDSQKHAEHQRIHTGEKPFKCMECGKRFTHSSSLTLHQRTHTGEKPLKCMECGKSFRQSANLTTHLQTHTGAKPFKCMECGKSFRQSAHLSTHQYTHTGVKHFKCLDCGKSFSQRNKLSEHQRIHTGEKPFKCMQCGKRFTHSTGLRIHRQTHTGVKNFKCLECGKSYSRRDKLSKHQRTHTGESI